Proteins encoded within one genomic window of Candidatus Eisenbacteria bacterium:
- the flgN gene encoding flagellar export chaperone FlgN → MEHVERLCAVLSEETALCDALARVLRDQQAAVVQLRADAIVSCLAERESLQAQLLAVARERRESVRAAAAERGATTTSAVELLPLLPAAPQATLREKLRRLRAALLETRALERETARLVGDGLGTVNELLRALRAFVPGARYGADAAIATPDAPERVDRHV, encoded by the coding sequence ATGGAGCACGTCGAGCGACTCTGCGCGGTGCTCAGCGAGGAGACGGCGCTGTGCGACGCGCTTGCGCGCGTGCTCCGCGATCAGCAGGCCGCGGTGGTGCAGCTGCGGGCCGACGCCATCGTGTCGTGCCTCGCCGAGCGCGAGAGCCTCCAGGCGCAGCTCCTCGCCGTCGCCCGCGAGCGCCGCGAGAGCGTGCGCGCCGCCGCGGCCGAGCGCGGCGCGACGACCACGAGCGCGGTGGAGCTCCTGCCGCTGCTGCCCGCGGCGCCGCAGGCGACGCTGCGCGAGAAGCTCCGCCGCCTGCGCGCGGCGTTGCTCGAGACACGCGCGCTCGAACGCGAGACGGCGCGCCTGGTCGGCGACGGCCTCGGTACCGTCAACGAGCTCCTGCGCGCGCTCCGCGCCTTCGTGCCCGGCGCGCGCTACGGCGCCGACGCCGCCATCGCCACGCCGGACGCGCCCGAGCGCGTCGATCGCCACGTGTGA
- the flgK gene encoding flagellar hook-associated protein FlgK codes for MGLLPLLDIARSGLLAHEYGLSVIGNNIANVQTPGYTRQRAMLASVSGGLGPYGLPVPGGVRVAGLEQLLDGFLDRRRRLATSDASGGAARRDALGALGSLVDEVSNPSLSAAVNDFFDAAEALQRNPAGIAERQQLLARAGAVASELARRTSGIAAQQREADDRVTALVTRANDDLARIADLNTRIGASAAEGPGAASALVDERSRVLQDLAGVLPVEVTQRSDGGISVSAGGATLVDGGAIVQQLGIAAGSPGLDGLPLHQVGIAGAGGTLVGVPGLGAHGELGALLTVRDQDLATAASNLDTFAAAFAGAVNGVQTSAGAVDLDGNPTAGVPLFTGTTAATLAVAITDPRRIAAAGSLAPGDNQNAMALAALRTTAQAGLGNLTFTGWIGGEQTRIAGDVADADAAARSAELWANEAEAQHDAVSGVSLEEELTNLLAVQRAFQASSKLVSVADEVLDDLMQMV; via the coding sequence ATGGGACTCCTTCCACTTCTCGACATCGCCCGCAGCGGCCTGCTCGCCCACGAGTACGGCCTCTCGGTGATCGGCAACAACATCGCCAACGTGCAGACGCCGGGCTACACGCGCCAGCGCGCGATGTTGGCGTCGGTGTCGGGTGGCCTCGGCCCGTACGGTCTGCCGGTGCCGGGCGGCGTGCGCGTCGCCGGGCTCGAGCAGCTCCTCGACGGCTTCCTCGACCGGCGCCGGCGCCTCGCGACGTCGGATGCGAGCGGCGGCGCGGCCCGGCGCGACGCGCTCGGGGCTCTCGGCTCCCTCGTCGACGAGGTGAGCAATCCCTCGCTCTCCGCGGCGGTGAACGACTTCTTCGACGCCGCCGAAGCGCTGCAGCGCAATCCCGCCGGCATCGCCGAGCGCCAGCAGCTCCTCGCCCGCGCCGGCGCGGTCGCGAGCGAGCTCGCGCGCCGCACCAGCGGCATCGCCGCGCAGCAGCGCGAGGCCGACGATCGCGTGACCGCGCTCGTGACGCGCGCCAACGACGATCTCGCGCGCATCGCCGACCTCAACACGCGGATCGGCGCCTCGGCGGCCGAGGGCCCCGGCGCCGCCAGCGCGCTCGTCGACGAGCGCAGCCGCGTCCTGCAGGACCTGGCGGGCGTGCTGCCGGTCGAGGTCACGCAGCGGTCGGATGGCGGCATCAGCGTCTCGGCGGGCGGCGCGACGCTCGTCGACGGCGGCGCGATCGTCCAGCAGCTCGGAATCGCCGCCGGGAGCCCCGGGCTCGACGGACTCCCGCTCCATCAGGTCGGGATCGCCGGCGCGGGCGGTACGCTCGTCGGCGTGCCCGGCCTCGGCGCTCACGGCGAGCTGGGCGCGCTGCTCACGGTGCGCGACCAGGACCTCGCGACTGCGGCGTCGAACCTCGATACCTTCGCGGCCGCGTTCGCCGGCGCGGTGAACGGCGTCCAGACGAGCGCCGGCGCCGTCGACCTCGACGGTAACCCGACCGCGGGCGTGCCGCTGTTCACCGGGACGACGGCCGCGACGCTGGCGGTTGCCATCACCGACCCCCGCCGAATCGCGGCGGCGGGCTCCCTCGCGCCCGGCGACAACCAGAATGCGATGGCGCTGGCGGCGCTGCGCACGACCGCGCAGGCGGGCCTCGGAAACCTCACCTTCACCGGCTGGATCGGTGGCGAGCAGACCCGCATCGCGGGCGACGTCGCCGACGCGGACGCCGCGGCGCGCTCGGCCGAGCTGTGGGCGAACGAGGCGGAGGCGCAGCACGACGCCGTCTCCGGCGTGAGCCTCGAGGAGGAGCTGACGAACCTGCTCGCCGTGCAGCGCGCCTTCCAGGCTTCGTCCAAGCTCGTGAGCGTCGCCGACGAGGTCTTGGACGACCTCATGCAGATGGTGTGA
- the csrA gene encoding carbon storage regulator CsrA codes for MLILTRKVGELIRIGDAVTVRVLEVRGSQVRLGVEAPSDVRIFREEVYRAMQQEQAEGRTPDTDTTPVNGDPHGKHRSS; via the coding sequence ATGCTGATACTGACACGGAAGGTTGGCGAGCTGATCCGGATCGGCGATGCGGTCACCGTGCGCGTGCTCGAGGTGCGAGGGAGCCAGGTGCGGCTCGGCGTCGAGGCGCCGTCCGACGTCCGGATCTTCCGGGAGGAAGTCTATCGCGCCATGCAGCAGGAGCAGGCCGAAGGCCGCACGCCCGACACCGACACGACGCCGGTGAACGGCGATCCGCACGGAAAGCATCGCAGCTCTTGA
- a CDS encoding cupin, producing the protein MPTHIAAPTRVTAAGNKPKLIDEYVGRVNSQTASVSVAHMRSPAGWVEPGQTPDFDEYTVVLGGRLRVTHRDGSFDVRAGEAVLAHKGEWVQYSTPDPDGAEYIAVCLPAFSPDTVHRDA; encoded by the coding sequence ATGCCCACGCACATCGCCGCACCGACCCGCGTCACCGCCGCCGGCAACAAGCCCAAGCTGATCGACGAGTACGTCGGGCGCGTCAATTCGCAGACCGCCTCCGTCAGCGTCGCGCACATGCGAAGCCCTGCCGGCTGGGTCGAGCCGGGTCAGACACCCGACTTCGACGAATACACGGTCGTCCTCGGTGGACGGTTGCGTGTCACGCACCGCGACGGCTCGTTCGACGTGCGGGCGGGCGAGGCCGTGCTGGCACACAAGGGCGAGTGGGTGCAGTACAGCACGCCCGATCCGGACGGCGCCGAGTACATCGCCGTGTGTCTGCCGGCCTTTTCGCCCGACACCGTGCACCGCGACGCGTAG
- a CDS encoding sigma-54 dependent transcriptional regulator produces the protein MEGTAGEVGFEGIIGRHPSMLAIFEIIRRVAATDATVLITGESGTGKELVAAALHKLSRRTSQRFVPVHCGAIPEELLESEMFGHERGAFTGAVTSRLGRFKLADNGTIFLDEIGEMSPKLQMKLLRVLEDGRFEPVGSIGTQQVDVRIIAATNRSLEQAVAAKQFREDLFYRLRVVPIEMPPLRRRREDIPLIVDHVLDTLAAKGMARFTVEPAAMEVFQRYSWPGNVRELRNLLEQLVVLGRPDQVIEARDLPPHLVAPRDVETGVSPMPWQFGAGGIDFYREMEAIEDRIIAQALRLSRGNKKEAARLLRVNRTTLLEKLKRKRAQGSPLAVLLGGALPEQAGDMEVPVEAPPLTIVAPERSPLDPDVPGTSGPRFNYAG, from the coding sequence ATGGAAGGGACTGCGGGGGAAGTGGGCTTCGAGGGCATCATCGGGCGTCATCCGAGCATGCTCGCGATCTTCGAGATCATTCGGCGGGTCGCGGCGACGGACGCGACGGTGCTGATCACCGGCGAGAGCGGGACGGGCAAGGAGCTCGTCGCGGCGGCGTTGCACAAGCTGTCGCGTCGTACGAGCCAGCGCTTCGTCCCCGTGCATTGCGGCGCGATTCCGGAAGAGCTCCTCGAGAGCGAGATGTTCGGCCACGAGCGCGGCGCGTTCACGGGCGCCGTCACGAGCCGCCTCGGTCGCTTCAAGCTCGCCGACAACGGCACGATCTTCCTCGACGAGATCGGCGAGATGAGCCCGAAGCTCCAGATGAAGCTGCTGCGCGTGCTCGAGGACGGCCGCTTCGAGCCGGTCGGCAGCATCGGGACGCAGCAGGTGGACGTGCGCATCATCGCGGCCACCAACCGCTCGCTCGAGCAGGCCGTCGCCGCCAAGCAGTTCCGCGAAGACCTGTTCTACCGCTTGCGCGTCGTCCCGATCGAGATGCCCCCGCTGCGTCGCCGGCGCGAAGACATCCCGCTGATCGTCGACCACGTGCTCGACACGCTCGCCGCCAAGGGTATGGCGCGCTTCACCGTCGAGCCGGCGGCCATGGAGGTGTTCCAGCGCTACTCATGGCCGGGCAACGTGCGCGAGCTGCGCAATCTGCTCGAGCAGCTCGTGGTGCTCGGCCGGCCCGATCAGGTGATCGAAGCGCGCGACCTTCCGCCGCACCTGGTGGCGCCGCGCGACGTGGAGACGGGCGTGTCGCCGATGCCCTGGCAGTTCGGTGCCGGCGGCATCGACTTCTATCGCGAGATGGAAGCGATCGAGGACCGCATCATCGCGCAGGCGCTCCGCCTTTCACGCGGCAACAAGAAGGAGGCCGCGCGTCTGTTGAGAGTGAATCGCACCACGCTGCTCGAGAAGCTGAAGCGCAAACGGGCTCAGGGAAGCCCGCTTGCCGTGCTCCTCGGCGGAGCGCTGCCGGAGCAGGCGGGCGACATGGAGGTGCCCGTCGAGGCGCCGCCCCTCACGATCGTGGCACCGGAACGCAGCCCCCTCGATCCCGACGTGCCGGGCACCAGTGGCCCGCGCTTCAACTACGCCGGCTGA